Proteins co-encoded in one Opitutus terrae PB90-1 genomic window:
- a CDS encoding glycosyl hydrolase family 95 catalytic domain-containing protein — MQLLHLRRLLAFVLVLLLASALRAADTAFLFTYFTGNGEDGLHLAWSEDGYRWTALDRGRSVLFPSVGKDRLMRDPCVTRGPGGTYHLVWTSGWWDNAIGYASTRDFLTWSEQKAIPVMAHEPTVRNSWAPEVAWDAQREQFIIFWASTIPGKFPETAGSSEDALNHRIYATTTKDWQAFTPTRLFVEPGFNVIDATLLPARDGGWWMIAKDETQKPPKKHLRLAHATDIEGPWREFGAPFTRDWVEGPTAIRVGDDVLVYFDVYRERHYGALRSRDLKTWEDVTDQIALPAGARHGTMIEVPRALIDRLRDAKPEVEHLVRFDAPARHFTAATPLGNGRLGLMPFGGVDEERVVLNEAGMWSGSPQDADRPNAAAALPEIRRLLLAGQNAEAEKVVAENFTCAGAGSGRGRGANVPYGSYQVLGELRLAFASSASGTEVTNYARELDLADAVSRVSYERDGVRFEREAFVSAPDEVAVIRLTANKRGAISFELALERPERATTRVLEGGRLLMSGRLSDGRGGENVGFATIARIVNRGGSVESGDGVLRVRAADEVLVLVTAATDIKSFAGRKVEDAAATAMADMDRSAQKSFGALRAAHLAHYRGLFDRVLLRLSEDGTEGGRRVPSPPQMTTDDRGAERNPRPTTQARLVAQAAGANDPGLAQLYFDFGRYLLISSTRPDGFPPNLQGIWADGVQTPWNGDWHLNINVQMNFWPAEICGLPELHDSLFSFTQSLTEPGARTARAYYGARGWVAHVLANPWGFTSPGEGASWGATTTGSAWLCQHLWDHYLFTGDRAFLERAYPMMKGSAEFYLDMLIEEPTHGWLVTAPANSPENEFVLADGTKAHVCLGPTFDNQILRSLFTATAEAARVLDVDAELQRELGAKTARLPPTRIAPDGRVMEWLENYGEADPHHRHISHLWGLYPGDEISVAGTPELAAAARKTLDARGDGGTGWCLAHKLTLWARLHDGARAADLLRSLLKPAVGADQITTTGGGTYPNLFDAHPPFQIDGNFGGTAGIAELLLQSRALPAAGSADQSGVTGVSPDRSAQSAGWEIELLPALPPTWRGGEVRGLRARGGFVVDLRWRDGALERAVIHSLRGESAQIRLGRRLETLPTIAIGAAVELNADLKPITP, encoded by the coding sequence ATGCAGCTCTTGCACCTTCGCCGACTGCTCGCCTTCGTGCTGGTCCTGCTGCTCGCGTCGGCACTCCGCGCCGCGGACACGGCGTTTCTCTTCACCTATTTCACCGGCAACGGCGAGGACGGGCTCCACCTCGCGTGGAGCGAGGACGGCTATCGCTGGACCGCACTCGATCGCGGCCGGAGCGTCCTGTTTCCGTCCGTCGGCAAGGATCGGCTGATGCGCGATCCCTGTGTCACGCGTGGACCCGGCGGAACCTACCATCTCGTGTGGACCTCGGGCTGGTGGGACAACGCCATCGGCTACGCGTCGACGCGCGACTTCCTGACCTGGTCGGAGCAGAAGGCGATTCCGGTGATGGCGCACGAACCGACCGTGCGGAACTCCTGGGCACCGGAGGTGGCGTGGGACGCGCAGCGGGAGCAGTTCATCATTTTCTGGGCGTCGACGATTCCGGGAAAGTTTCCGGAAACGGCGGGTTCGTCGGAGGACGCGCTCAACCATCGGATCTACGCCACGACGACGAAGGACTGGCAGGCGTTCACGCCGACGCGGCTGTTCGTGGAACCGGGGTTCAACGTGATCGACGCGACGCTGCTGCCGGCGCGGGACGGCGGCTGGTGGATGATCGCGAAGGATGAAACACAAAAGCCGCCAAAGAAACACCTGCGGCTCGCGCACGCGACGGACATCGAGGGCCCGTGGCGCGAGTTCGGTGCGCCGTTTACGCGCGACTGGGTGGAAGGGCCCACGGCGATCCGGGTCGGTGACGACGTGCTGGTGTATTTCGACGTTTACCGCGAGCGGCACTATGGCGCGCTGCGTTCGCGCGACCTGAAAACCTGGGAGGATGTAACCGACCAGATCGCGCTGCCCGCCGGCGCGCGGCACGGCACGATGATCGAGGTTCCGCGGGCGTTGATCGATCGGCTGCGCGACGCGAAACCGGAGGTCGAGCACCTCGTGCGCTTCGACGCGCCGGCGCGCCACTTCACGGCGGCGACACCGTTGGGAAATGGCCGGCTGGGGCTGATGCCCTTCGGCGGCGTGGACGAGGAGCGGGTCGTGTTGAACGAAGCCGGCATGTGGTCAGGTTCGCCGCAGGATGCCGACCGGCCGAATGCCGCGGCGGCGCTGCCGGAGATCCGGCGGCTGTTGCTCGCCGGCCAGAACGCCGAGGCCGAGAAAGTCGTGGCGGAAAATTTCACGTGCGCGGGCGCGGGATCGGGCCGCGGTCGTGGCGCGAACGTGCCCTACGGCAGCTATCAGGTGCTGGGCGAGCTGAGGCTGGCGTTCGCGTCCTCGGCGAGTGGGACGGAGGTGACGAACTACGCGCGCGAACTCGACCTCGCGGACGCGGTGAGTCGCGTCAGCTACGAGCGCGACGGCGTTCGGTTTGAGCGCGAGGCCTTCGTGAGCGCTCCCGACGAAGTCGCTGTGATCCGGCTAACGGCGAACAAGCGCGGCGCGATCTCCTTCGAGTTGGCGCTGGAGCGACCGGAGCGGGCGACGACCCGCGTGCTGGAGGGTGGACGGCTGCTGATGAGCGGCCGGTTGAGCGACGGCCGCGGCGGCGAGAATGTCGGGTTTGCCACCATCGCGCGGATCGTGAATCGCGGCGGTTCGGTGGAATCCGGCGACGGGGTGCTGCGCGTCCGCGCTGCCGACGAGGTGCTCGTGCTCGTCACGGCGGCGACGGACATCAAGAGCTTCGCGGGTCGGAAAGTGGAGGACGCCGCGGCGACGGCCATGGCGGACATGGATCGGAGCGCGCAGAAAAGTTTCGGCGCGCTGCGCGCCGCGCATCTGGCGCACTATCGCGGGCTGTTTGATCGCGTGCTGCTGCGGCTGAGCGAGGACGGAACGGAGGGAGGGCGGCGAGTCCCCTCGCCGCCGCAAATGACGACGGACGATCGCGGCGCGGAACGGAATCCGCGCCCTACCACCCAAGCCCGTCTCGTAGCCCAGGCGGCCGGCGCGAACGATCCCGGGCTCGCGCAGCTCTACTTTGATTTCGGCCGCTACCTGCTGATCTCGTCGACCCGGCCGGATGGATTTCCGCCCAACCTGCAGGGGATCTGGGCCGACGGTGTGCAGACACCGTGGAACGGCGACTGGCATCTGAACATCAACGTGCAGATGAATTTCTGGCCGGCGGAGATCTGCGGTTTGCCCGAGCTGCACGACTCGCTGTTCTCGTTCACGCAGTCGCTGACCGAGCCGGGCGCGCGGACGGCGCGCGCCTACTACGGCGCGCGCGGCTGGGTGGCGCACGTGCTCGCGAACCCATGGGGCTTCACCTCGCCCGGCGAAGGCGCCAGCTGGGGCGCGACAACGACGGGCTCGGCGTGGCTGTGCCAGCACTTGTGGGACCACTACCTGTTTACCGGCGATCGCGCGTTTCTCGAGCGTGCTTATCCGATGATGAAAGGCTCGGCCGAATTTTATCTCGATATGCTGATCGAGGAGCCAACGCATGGCTGGCTCGTGACTGCGCCCGCGAATTCACCGGAGAATGAATTCGTGCTGGCCGATGGCACGAAGGCGCACGTGTGCCTGGGCCCGACCTTCGACAACCAAATCCTGCGGTCTCTCTTCACCGCCACGGCGGAGGCGGCGCGCGTGCTCGACGTCGACGCGGAGCTGCAGCGCGAGCTCGGCGCAAAGACCGCGCGGTTGCCGCCGACGCGGATCGCGCCGGATGGGCGCGTGATGGAATGGCTGGAAAACTATGGCGAGGCGGATCCGCACCATCGGCACATCTCCCACCTCTGGGGACTTTATCCGGGCGACGAGATCTCGGTGGCCGGCACGCCCGAGCTCGCCGCGGCGGCGCGCAAGACGCTCGATGCGCGCGGGGACGGCGGCACCGGTTGGTGCCTGGCGCACAAGCTGACACTCTGGGCGCGACTCCACGACGGTGCGCGCGCCGCTGATCTGCTGCGGTCGCTACTGAAGCCCGCAGTCGGCGCCGATCAGATCACGACGACCGGTGGCGGCACCTACCCGAATCTTTTTGATGCTCATCCCCCGTTTCAGATCGACGGCAATTTCGGCGGCACGGCGGGCATCGCCGAACTGCTCCTGCAAAGCCGGGCACTGCCCGCCGCGGGTTCCGCTGACCAATCCGGTGTTACAGGTGTCTCACCGGATCGGTCGGCTCAGTCAGCCGGGTGGGAGATCGAGTTGTTGCCCGCGCTACCGCCGACGTGGCGCGGGGGCGAGGTGCGTGGACTGCGGGCCCGGGGCGGATTCGTCGTCGATCTGCGCTGGCGCGACGGCGCGCTCGAACGCGCGGTGATTCACAGCTTGCGCGGCGAATCGGCGCAGATCCGACTGGGCCGCCGGCTCGAAACGTTGCCGACGATTGCGATCGGGGCAGCCGTGGAACTCAATGCCGACCTGAAACCGATCACCCCGTGA
- the galB gene encoding beta-galactosidase GalB has protein sequence MKTLLAISLMACALFGPAVFAASDAPRERVSFDAGWKFIKGDTPYAGGSLDYERIKDWVLPTGDELLNQPPVRAPRRPRDPEREVKFAHVDFDDRSWRSVDLPHDWGIEAPFQQDLSGDTGKLPWFGVAWYRKTFTLPAEDAGRRIALELDGAMSYALVWCNGAFVGGWPYGYTSWRVDLTPHLKPGGSNVIAIRLDNPNWSSRWYPGGGLYRHTWLTKTAPVHVAPWGVFVTTPEVSAESALVDVAVTLANDTDARADVRVGVRLFAADPQGRAVGAPVASSEPRALRAVPGKAVKLAHTFRVAQPRRWSLRERHRYVAETTVLEGDRVIDRIETPFGIRTIAHTPNHGFLLNGERVPLRGVCNHHDLGALGSAINERALERQLEILQAMGGNAIRTSHNPPAPELLELCDRMGFLVMVEAFDCWQAGKTPDDYSRVFHDWHEKDLRAMIRRDRNHPCVIQWSIGNEIREQWEPDGWRLAAHLAGIVREEDRTRAVAAGFNAIVSGYNGFQSVVDLVGYNYKPAEYAKLRATHPQIVQQGAETASTISSRGEYFFPVSEDKAQGRADFQVSSYDLYTPPWATTPDTEWKAQDENPFVLGEFVWTGFDYLGEPTPYNADVTNLLNFSDAAGRAKMQQELDALGKIRVPSRSSYFGIIDLAGFPKDRFYLYQARWRPELPMAHILPHWNWPERVGQVTPVFVYSSGDEAELFLNGKSLGRQKRGPGEYRFRWNDVVYQPGELKVVTYKNGKPWADAVQRTTGAAAKLLAQPDRAALRADGRDLSFVTITVADRDGLLVPRSKNKLTFSITGPATIAAVDNGDATSFEPFQARERSAYNGLALVILRTKPGESGPITLRAESTGLAPIEVTLKSE, from the coding sequence ATGAAAACGCTCCTCGCAATTAGCCTCATGGCTTGCGCCCTGTTCGGGCCGGCCGTTTTCGCGGCGTCCGATGCGCCGCGCGAACGGGTTTCGTTCGACGCCGGATGGAAATTCATCAAGGGCGACACGCCTTACGCGGGCGGCTCGCTCGATTACGAACGGATCAAGGACTGGGTGCTGCCGACGGGCGACGAGCTGCTCAACCAGCCGCCGGTGCGCGCGCCGCGCCGGCCGCGCGATCCGGAGCGCGAGGTGAAGTTTGCCCACGTCGATTTTGATGACCGCAGCTGGCGCTCGGTCGACCTGCCGCACGACTGGGGTATCGAGGCACCCTTCCAGCAGGACCTGTCCGGCGATACGGGCAAGCTGCCGTGGTTCGGCGTCGCGTGGTATCGGAAAACCTTTACGCTGCCGGCCGAGGACGCGGGGCGCCGCATTGCGCTCGAGCTCGACGGCGCGATGTCCTACGCGCTCGTGTGGTGCAACGGCGCCTTCGTCGGCGGCTGGCCCTACGGCTACACCTCGTGGCGCGTCGACCTGACGCCGCACCTGAAACCCGGCGGATCGAACGTGATCGCGATCCGGTTGGACAACCCGAACTGGTCGTCGCGCTGGTATCCGGGTGGCGGACTCTACCGCCATACCTGGCTGACGAAGACCGCGCCCGTGCACGTCGCGCCCTGGGGCGTGTTCGTCACCACACCGGAGGTGAGCGCGGAGTCGGCGCTCGTCGACGTGGCGGTGACGCTGGCGAACGACACCGACGCGCGCGCCGACGTGCGGGTGGGCGTGAGACTCTTCGCGGCCGATCCGCAGGGCCGGGCGGTCGGTGCGCCGGTGGCGAGCAGCGAGCCGCGCGCGCTCCGCGCGGTGCCGGGCAAAGCCGTGAAGCTGGCGCACACGTTCCGCGTGGCGCAGCCCCGGCGCTGGAGCCTGCGCGAGCGCCATCGCTATGTCGCCGAGACGACGGTGCTCGAAGGCGATCGCGTGATCGATCGCATCGAGACGCCGTTCGGCATTCGCACGATCGCGCACACGCCGAACCACGGCTTTCTGCTGAATGGCGAGCGCGTGCCGCTGCGCGGGGTGTGCAATCACCACGATCTCGGCGCGCTCGGCAGCGCGATCAACGAACGCGCGCTCGAGCGGCAGCTCGAGATCCTGCAGGCGATGGGCGGCAACGCGATTCGCACCAGTCACAATCCGCCCGCCCCCGAGCTGCTCGAGCTCTGCGACCGCATGGGCTTTCTCGTCATGGTCGAGGCGTTCGATTGCTGGCAGGCGGGCAAGACGCCCGACGACTACAGCCGGGTGTTCCACGACTGGCACGAAAAGGATCTGCGCGCGATGATCCGCCGCGATCGCAATCACCCCTGCGTGATCCAGTGGAGCATCGGCAACGAGATTCGCGAGCAGTGGGAGCCGGACGGCTGGCGGCTGGCGGCGCATCTGGCCGGCATCGTGCGCGAGGAGGATCGCACGCGCGCGGTCGCAGCCGGGTTCAATGCTATTGTTTCCGGTTACAACGGCTTTCAAAGCGTCGTCGACCTCGTGGGCTACAACTACAAGCCCGCGGAATATGCCAAGCTGCGCGCCACGCATCCGCAGATCGTGCAGCAGGGCGCGGAGACTGCGTCGACCATCAGCTCGCGCGGCGAGTACTTCTTCCCGGTCAGCGAGGACAAGGCGCAAGGCCGCGCGGACTTTCAGGTGAGCTCCTATGACCTCTACACGCCGCCGTGGGCGACGACGCCCGACACGGAGTGGAAGGCGCAGGACGAGAATCCGTTCGTGCTCGGCGAATTCGTGTGGACCGGGTTCGACTATCTCGGCGAGCCGACGCCGTATAACGCCGACGTCACAAATCTGCTGAACTTCTCCGACGCGGCCGGTCGCGCGAAAATGCAGCAGGAGCTCGACGCGCTCGGCAAAATTCGCGTGCCGTCGCGCAGCAGCTATTTCGGGATCATCGATCTCGCCGGTTTCCCGAAGGATCGTTTTTACCTCTATCAGGCGCGCTGGCGGCCGGAGTTGCCGATGGCGCACATCCTGCCGCATTGGAACTGGCCGGAACGCGTCGGGCAGGTCACGCCGGTGTTTGTCTACAGCTCGGGCGACGAGGCGGAGTTGTTCCTCAACGGCAAATCGCTCGGCCGGCAGAAACGCGGGCCGGGCGAATATCGCTTCCGCTGGAACGACGTCGTCTACCAGCCCGGCGAGCTGAAAGTGGTCACCTACAAGAACGGCAAGCCGTGGGCGGACGCCGTGCAGCGCACGACGGGCGCGGCGGCGAAGCTGCTCGCGCAGCCCGATCGCGCGGCGCTGCGCGCGGACGGCCGCGATCTGTCGTTCGTCACGATCACCGTCGCGGACCGGGACGGCCTGCTCGTGCCGCGGTCGAAGAACAAGCTCACGTTCAGCATCACCGGGCCGGCGACGATCGCCGCCGTCGACAACGGCGACGCGACGAGCTTCGAGCCGTTCCAAGCCCGCGAGCGCTCGGCCTACAATGGACTCGCGCTGGTGATCCTGCGTACGAAACCGGGCGAGAGCGGGCCGATCACCCTGCGCGCCGAGTCGACCGGACTGGCGCCAATCGAGGTGACGTTGAAGAGTGAATGA
- a CDS encoding rhamnogalacturonan acetylesterase: MNSRLLSLLAQILGGLTCGLALAAFAQTQSPAPATPAPDLAKNPAAVATPLNPALPTVFIAGDSTAAKNNADPVQGWGVPFADYFDPAKLNVANRARGGRSSRTFITEGLWDQLLAEVKAGDFVLIQFGHNDGGAINEEPPGSTRPLRARGSLPGVGEESQEIDNVLTKKHEVVHTFGWYLRKMIADLQAKGATPIVLSPTVRAIWKDGKVERGAPNAHRAWSREVAQSAGVAFVDVTRIIADRYQQLGEAQVKALFGPDHTHTNVAGAELTAASVVAGLKGLRQGPWAPFLSAKGQAVEADAIGWLNLPEPANPELPSLVLIGDSTVRNGRGDGDKGQWGWGEPLAGLVDPAKLNVVNRAIGGLSSRTFLTQGHWERALTLMKRGDFLIMQFGHNDSAALNDTSRARGTIKGVGEETEKIDNLLTKKHEVVHTYGWYLRHYVREAKERGITPIICSPVPRKTWKEGRIVRSADSYAGWAKQVAEREGVAFIDLNELVAQRYDQLGAEKVDALFADEHTHTSRLGAELNAAIVAEALRAMPDVRLKEGLQSL, encoded by the coding sequence ATGAACTCCCGTCTCCTCTCCCTTCTCGCCCAGATTCTCGGCGGGCTCACCTGCGGGCTCGCCCTGGCGGCGTTTGCACAAACCCAATCTCCCGCGCCTGCCACGCCGGCGCCTGATCTCGCGAAAAATCCCGCGGCGGTCGCGACACCGCTGAATCCGGCGTTGCCGACCGTGTTCATCGCGGGCGATTCGACGGCGGCGAAGAACAATGCCGATCCGGTGCAGGGCTGGGGCGTGCCGTTCGCCGACTACTTCGATCCGGCGAAGCTCAACGTGGCGAATCGCGCGCGCGGCGGTCGTAGCAGCCGGACGTTTATCACCGAAGGCTTGTGGGACCAGTTGCTCGCGGAGGTGAAGGCCGGCGATTTCGTGCTGATCCAGTTTGGTCACAACGACGGCGGAGCGATCAACGAGGAGCCGCCAGGCTCGACGCGACCGCTGCGCGCGCGCGGCTCGCTGCCGGGTGTGGGCGAGGAGTCGCAGGAGATCGACAACGTGCTCACGAAAAAACACGAGGTGGTGCACACGTTCGGTTGGTATCTGCGCAAGATGATCGCGGACCTGCAGGCGAAGGGCGCGACGCCGATCGTGCTGTCGCCCACGGTGCGCGCCATTTGGAAGGACGGGAAAGTTGAGCGCGGCGCGCCCAACGCGCATCGCGCGTGGAGCCGCGAGGTCGCGCAATCGGCCGGGGTCGCGTTTGTCGACGTCACCCGGATCATCGCCGACCGTTACCAGCAGCTGGGCGAAGCGCAGGTGAAGGCGTTGTTCGGGCCGGATCACACGCACACGAACGTTGCCGGCGCCGAGCTGACGGCGGCCAGCGTGGTCGCGGGATTGAAGGGGCTGCGCCAGGGACCCTGGGCGCCGTTTCTCTCGGCGAAAGGCCAGGCCGTCGAAGCGGACGCGATCGGCTGGCTCAACCTGCCCGAGCCGGCGAATCCCGAACTGCCGTCGCTCGTGCTGATCGGCGACTCGACGGTGCGCAACGGCCGCGGCGACGGCGACAAGGGCCAGTGGGGCTGGGGCGAGCCGCTAGCCGGATTGGTCGATCCGGCGAAACTGAACGTCGTGAACCGCGCGATCGGCGGCTTGAGCAGCCGGACCTTTTTGACGCAGGGACACTGGGAGCGCGCACTCACGCTGATGAAACGCGGCGATTTTTTGATCATGCAGTTCGGGCACAACGACAGCGCGGCGTTGAACGACACCTCGCGCGCTCGCGGCACGATCAAGGGCGTGGGTGAGGAGACGGAGAAGATCGACAATCTGCTGACGAAAAAACACGAGGTGGTTCACACGTATGGCTGGTATCTGCGGCATTACGTGCGCGAGGCGAAGGAGCGCGGGATCACGCCGATCATCTGTTCGCCCGTTCCGCGCAAGACATGGAAGGAGGGCCGCATCGTGCGCTCCGCCGACAGTTATGCCGGCTGGGCCAAGCAGGTCGCGGAACGGGAGGGCGTGGCCTTCATCGATCTCAACGAACTCGTCGCGCAGCGCTACGACCAGCTCGGCGCGGAGAAAGTCGACGCGCTGTTTGCGGACGAGCACACGCACACCAGCCGGCTGGGTGCGGAACTGAACGCCGCGATCGTGGCGGAGGCGCTGCGCGCGATGCCAGACGTGCGGCTGAAGGAGGGGTTGCAGTCGCTGTAG
- a CDS encoding LacI family DNA-binding transcriptional regulator, whose amino-acid sequence MAAPTLRTLARSLGLSRTTVSDALRGSPRVNPDTVARVRAAAKAAGYERNPLTGAVMSLLRRSRGQKFRGVLAAIEMVEPIRPAHVIRYNESLLSGISERANDLGFKVERFEIGPQGMRLNRLDTILHTRGIQGLIVLPASGFPDLTGLSWDRYTAVYADYFIDHPALHCVCSDHYRSMVALLHELHARGYRRPGLFMDIHLDERLQFRWEGAFLALQKYLPKITAVPALRRTSITRADFETWFKKYDPDVVLGHFPEAMSWMKECGADVPKTHSFVCLNSLRVTEPCAALDLQTHQLGARCAELVIGQLLHNEFGIPGEPSLTTIPAKLIEGPTLRPPVAAETTAAGVDN is encoded by the coding sequence ATGGCTGCCCCCACTCTGCGCACGTTGGCCCGCTCCCTCGGGCTCTCGCGGACGACCGTCTCGGACGCGTTGCGCGGTTCGCCGCGCGTCAACCCTGATACCGTCGCGCGCGTGCGTGCCGCCGCGAAGGCGGCCGGTTACGAGCGCAATCCGCTGACCGGCGCCGTCATGTCACTGCTGCGGCGTTCACGCGGGCAGAAGTTTCGCGGCGTGCTCGCGGCCATTGAGATGGTCGAGCCCATCCGCCCCGCGCACGTTATTCGCTACAACGAGAGCCTGCTCTCCGGAATTTCCGAGCGCGCCAACGATCTCGGCTTCAAGGTCGAGCGCTTCGAGATTGGCCCGCAAGGCATGCGGTTGAACCGGCTCGACACGATCCTCCACACGCGCGGGATCCAGGGGCTCATCGTCCTGCCCGCGTCCGGCTTTCCGGATCTCACTGGCTTGAGCTGGGACCGCTACACCGCGGTCTACGCCGACTATTTCATCGACCATCCCGCGCTGCACTGCGTCTGTTCGGATCACTATCGCTCCATGGTGGCGCTGCTGCACGAGCTGCACGCACGCGGCTATCGGCGCCCGGGGTTGTTTATGGACATCCACCTCGACGAGCGGCTGCAGTTCCGCTGGGAAGGCGCGTTTCTCGCGCTGCAGAAATACCTGCCAAAAATCACCGCGGTGCCCGCACTGCGCCGGACCTCCATCACCCGCGCCGATTTCGAGACCTGGTTCAAGAAATACGATCCCGACGTCGTGCTCGGCCATTTCCCCGAGGCGATGAGCTGGATGAAGGAGTGCGGCGCCGACGTGCCGAAGACGCACAGTTTCGTCTGCCTCAATTCACTGCGCGTCACCGAACCGTGCGCGGCGCTCGATTTGCAGACGCATCAACTCGGCGCGCGTTGTGCCGAGCTCGTGATCGGACAGCTTCTCCACAACGAGTTTGGCATCCCCGGCGAGCCTTCGCTGACGACCATTCCCGCCAAGCTGATCGAAGGGCCGACGCTTCGGCCGCCCGTCGCGGCCGAGACGACCGCCGCTGGCGTCGACAACTGA
- the rhaM gene encoding L-rhamnose mutarotase, whose product MIRKAFVMSVNAGCEAEYERRHRPIWAELAQVLKAHGVHNYSIFLHPQTRQLFGYVEIEDEARWAAIARTPECQRWWKHMGDVMPSNPDFSPVSADLREVFHLD is encoded by the coding sequence ATGATTCGCAAAGCGTTCGTCATGTCCGTCAATGCCGGCTGCGAGGCCGAGTACGAGCGGCGCCATCGCCCGATTTGGGCCGAGCTCGCGCAGGTGCTCAAAGCGCACGGTGTCCATAACTACTCGATCTTCCTGCATCCGCAGACCCGGCAGCTCTTCGGTTATGTGGAGATCGAGGATGAGGCGCGTTGGGCGGCGATCGCCCGCACGCCGGAATGCCAGCGCTGGTGGAAACACATGGGCGACGTGATGCCCAGCAATCCCGATTTCAGTCCGGTCTCCGCGGACCTGCGCGAGGTATTTCACCTCGACTAG